Below is a window of candidate division TA06 bacterium DNA.
CGTTGGCCGTTAGAAAATGGTATAATTAGGGACAACAACGGAGGAATTATGCTGCGGTTACGAAGCCCCCAACAGCGGGAAATATGAAATGGCCATCCCGAAAGATATCCTGGCCCTTATTACTCGGAGGATATATTAGTGGACATTCCCGATTCTATCAATCCAATATTATTTGCGTATTTCGGGTATTTTGGTGGAAAAAAGTCTACTATTAGCGGTTTTTGCTGCCGTATTTCAAGAAACACAAGACGTTTAAGAAGCTGAACACCGGGCGGAACAGCACGCCAATAGAATCTTATCTTCGGTTGATGTATCTCAAGCACCGCTATCAGATGGGATACGACACCTTAGTGAAGGAGGTGTCCGACAGTTTCAAATGGCGCCGGTTTTGCCGCTTGTCATTGAGCAGCAAAGTTCCCGATGA
It encodes the following:
- a CDS encoding transposase is translated as MLPYFKKHKTFKKLNTGRNSTPIESYLRLMYLKHRYQMGYDTLVKEVSDSFKWRRFCRLSLSSKVPDDTTLVKLTNLYGPELAREINQELVKKLIKKKIIRGKKLRAYCKAVEAKIHFPKSDQRRVRSCQQC